From Lujinxingia vulgaris, a single genomic window includes:
- a CDS encoding MSCRAMM family protein — MKNARWMVCAALGLVFAQACGGCSDAAGPGEVCDPEVAEPCEGSDFALECRADAEGTNRCLHPDGGRCDTDEDPSLCGPNASCLVPDDGEGARCLLSEAAACDRADDLCAPGLVCEATESGEDRCHTALYVQGQVFDSATLDAIEGAQIIAFNEEGSALSDVSVSDAAGTYRLQIPALRDAEGAPVQQFFTLRGSAADFQTFPGGLRTALPIDATTAVVDAEDGGLVIDTAQTDVALLQLPEDEQGFSSISGRVDIDGGLGGVLVVAESNPDTGISGVSARDGAFTIFNVPPGEYQLRGYIAGTQVEPEQVTMADAAVEDVVLTESAEGLKDVSGQIQIVAASGGLQSSVVFVVASTFDETSVRGEVPAGLRAPRSGAPNVDGAWTIEGVPAGDYYVLAGFENDELVRDPDEGIAGTELVRTTIEAGQGSFEVTPSFKVTAALDTVSPGAEGPEGLSEPPTLTWGPASNAQSYNVVVFNAYGDIVWEANDIPPAGGSANLSVAYEGPFEDGMYYQFRATAYRADSAIATTEDLRGVFFKQ; from the coding sequence CGGCCCCGGCGAGGTCTGTGATCCGGAGGTGGCGGAGCCCTGTGAGGGAAGCGACTTTGCGCTGGAGTGCCGGGCCGACGCCGAAGGCACGAACCGCTGCCTGCACCCCGATGGCGGGCGTTGCGACACCGACGAAGACCCCTCGCTCTGTGGGCCCAACGCCAGCTGCCTGGTGCCGGACGATGGTGAGGGGGCGCGCTGCCTGCTGAGTGAAGCCGCCGCCTGCGACCGCGCCGACGACCTGTGCGCCCCGGGCCTGGTCTGCGAGGCGACCGAGAGCGGCGAAGATCGCTGCCACACCGCGCTCTATGTGCAGGGGCAGGTCTTTGATTCGGCCACCCTTGATGCCATCGAGGGCGCGCAGATCATCGCCTTCAACGAAGAGGGAAGCGCGCTGAGCGACGTCTCGGTGAGCGACGCGGCGGGCACCTACCGCCTGCAGATCCCCGCGCTTCGCGATGCGGAGGGCGCGCCCGTGCAGCAGTTCTTTACGCTGCGCGGCAGCGCCGCCGACTTCCAGACCTTCCCCGGCGGCCTGCGCACCGCGCTGCCGATCGACGCGACCACCGCGGTGGTCGACGCCGAAGACGGCGGACTTGTCATCGACACCGCCCAGACCGATGTGGCGCTCCTGCAGCTTCCCGAGGATGAGCAGGGCTTCTCGTCGATCAGCGGCCGGGTGGACATTGACGGCGGCCTGGGCGGAGTGCTCGTCGTGGCCGAGAGCAACCCGGACACCGGCATCAGCGGCGTCTCGGCGCGTGACGGGGCGTTTACGATCTTCAACGTGCCCCCTGGCGAGTATCAGCTGCGCGGCTACATCGCCGGCACCCAGGTGGAGCCCGAGCAGGTGACGATGGCCGACGCGGCCGTCGAAGACGTGGTGCTCACCGAGTCGGCCGAGGGCCTCAAAGACGTCAGCGGCCAGATTCAGATCGTGGCGGCCTCCGGCGGCCTGCAGAGCTCGGTGGTCTTTGTGGTCGCCTCCACCTTCGACGAGACCTCGGTGCGCGGCGAGGTGCCCGCCGGCCTGCGCGCGCCGCGCAGCGGCGCGCCCAACGTCGACGGCGCCTGGACCATCGAAGGCGTGCCCGCCGGCGACTACTACGTGCTCGCCGGCTTTGAGAACGACGAGCTTGTACGCGACCCCGACGAGGGCATCGCTGGCACCGAGCTCGTGCGCACCACCATTGAAGCCGGCCAGGGTAGCTTTGAGGTGACGCCCTCCTTCAAGGTCACCGCCGCCCTCGACACCGTCAGCCCCGGCGCCGAGGGCCCCGAAGGTCTCAGCGAGCCCCCCACGCTCACCTGGGGCCCGGCCAGCAACGCCCAGAGCTACAATGTGGTCGTCTTCAACGCCTACGGCGACATCGTCTGGGAGGCCAACGACATCCCCCCCGCCGGCGGCAGCGCCAACCTCAGCGTCGCCTACGAGGGCCCTTTCGAGGACGGGATGTACTACCAGTTCCGCGCCACGGCCTACCGCGCCGACTCGGCGATCGCGACCACCGAAGATCTGCGGGGCGTGTTTTTTAAGCAGTGA